The nucleotide window ATCCAGAATTCGGGGCTGACTGATCTCGTTTTCCTCGTCATCACCACGCCGATGACGGACGAGTAACGCTCCGGGAAAAGAGCCAGTGAGATTCTCATAACGGAATCTTCTTAACATCAAAGCTTTGCGCCAACCGATTGTATTGATTGGTGCAAAGCTATCTCGGGTTCAGTGACCCTCACATTCTCCGACAGAAATAATAGCCCGACATTGTGCTGGCACAACGTAGCGCTGGGCATGCATCGCTAAATCATCCTTGAACAGATTTTAAGCTCGAAAGGAAAAAGCGATGTTGACGCGTAGAGCCGCATTAATCGGTGCCGCTGGACTTGCAGCGACCCCTTTGGCTATCAAAGCCGCACAGGGCGAAGAGATCATGGACACATCGATGGCCCCCCCGGCCGACCTGTCGTCCCTCAAGCGCATCAAGCACAAGCTGGTTAAGCCGCCATTCGTCCATGCGCACGATCAGATTGCGCCTGCCGAACCGCGTATCGTCGAGTTCGAAATGCAGATCGTCGAAAAAGAAATGCAGATCGCCGACGATGCCTATCTGCAGGCGATGACATTCAACGGGTCAGTTCCCGGCCCGATGATGGTGGTTCATGAGGGTGATTACGTCGAACTCACGATGTACAATAGCCCGAACAATACGATGCAACATAACATCGACTTCCACTCGGCAACCGGTGCGCTGGGTGGCGGGTCGCTGACGTTGGTCAATCCAGGTGAAAAGACAGTGCTGCGCTGGAAAGCGACGCGGCCGGGTACCTTCGTTTATCACTGCGCGCCGGGCGGCCCGATGATCCCGTGGCACGTCGTCTCCGGTATGTCGGGCGCCGTCATGGTGCTGCCGCGCAAGGGTTTGTCGGATCACAATGGCAAGCCGGTCAGCTACGACCGCGTCTACTATATTGGCGAGAACGACTTCTACGTCCCGAAGGATGAGAGCGGCGAATACAAGCGCTTTGCGGATGTTGGTGACAGTTATTCAGACACACTTGAAGTGATGAACGGCCTGATCCCGAGCCACGTCGTGTTCAATGGCAAGGTTGGAGCCCTCACAGGCGATAACGCTTTGACGGCGAAGCAGGGCGAACGGGTGCTGTTCGTCCATAGTCAGGCCAACCGCGACAGCCGTCCACACCTTATCGGCGGACATGGCGATCTGGTTTGGGAGCACGGCAAGTTCAACAATACTCCCGACCGGGATCTCGAAACCTGGTTCATCCGGGGTGGTTCGGCGGGTGCTGCGCTCTACGAATTTCTGCAGCCGGGCGTCTATGCCTATGTGAACCACAACCTGATCGAGGCTGTGAACCTTGGTGCAACCGCCCACGTGCTTGTCGAAGGCAAGTGGAGCAACGATCTGATGGAACAGGTTGTCGCTCCGACGGAATACAACGCCGCTCATGAAGGCAAAACAGCGCTGCCCTGAGTGCAACCAATCGTCAGTCTCAAACGAGGGGCGGCCGGAAACGGCTGCCCCTTTTTATCTTGTCGAGGGATATGGAAATGCGCTCCCTGACTGTACCGCTCTCCGCTCTTGTTCTGACCGCATCCGTTGCTGCAATTATCGGCTGGAACATTTCAGCGCCCGCGATCACCGATTTGCCCGAGACCGTCGTGGTCGAGCCGGGTCCGTACACGTATCGGCCCGCCGGGAATTATCGCTATTACGGTAAGCTTGTTGAGGCACCCTTGGAACAGCACGACGCAGAAACGCCTCTTGAAATCATGAAGTTTCAGGTCAGCCGCGCCGAGTATGCTGCCTGTGTCGCGGACGGTGCCTGCAAGGCTTCAGAAGTTTCCCAGGGCGGTAGCCCGACAAGTGCTGAAATGCCTCAAACCGAAGTCAACTGGTATGACGCGACGGCATATGCCGCCTGGTTCTCGCGCCAGACGGGCCTCGACTGGCGTCTTCCTGATGACAGGGAATGGCAGCGCGCGGCAGCCGAGCGCTTTGTTGAAGAGGCCATCGTGGAAGAAGCGAAAGACGACCCGGCGCAGCGCTGGCTGGAGGCCTATGCCCGCAATGTCGCGGCCCGTGAAGGTGTCGAAACAGACCTCAAGCCGCGCGGGGCATTCGGCGAGAACTCTCACGGTCTATCCGACCTTTCAGGCAATGTCTGGGAGTGGACCAATACCTGTGTAGCCAACACGGATCTGACGGCTGATGGGGTGAAGCCCCTGGCGAAACAGGAATATTGCGGGGCTCATATCGCCGAAGGAAAGCACCGGGCGATTGTCATCGATCTGGTCCGCAATCCGAAAGTCGGCGGCTGTGCCGCCGGCTTGCCGGCGGATTACGTGGGCTTTCGGCTGGTTCTGGTCAGATAGGGGCCAATTTTCAGCAAGAAAGTGGCAAAGCCCGAAATCCACAGAGCCGCTGCTATCCAAAGACCGGAAACACTTCCGACAAATGCCTCCGGAAAGCACACCCGAACAAGTGCTGCGCTGAAAATCATGCCCGCCGCAACACTCAGCAGCGGCCCAGCCTCCAGCTTGTGACCTGTATGTCCAAGAGAAGCCCGGATCATGACTGCCATTGTCATTCCGCCGATAGCACCGATGCCAAGCAGATGGGCACCGGCGGCCGGAGATATCCAACCAATTGAAGCCGCGCCAGTGGCAGCGAGCCCAAGCGGAATAAAGGCATAGGCAGCATGCAGCATAAGCAGAAGAGGCGATCTCCAAGTGCTTGCGCCTCGCCACCGGCTCAAACGGACGCCCTGCAGACCGGCAGCCCCGAGCATTATCCAGCCGGCGATCGGCTCATCAGGAAAGAATGACCAGCCAAGTAGCGCTCCACCACCTGTGAGCAGACAGAGTGCATCGAACCGGTTCATGGCAGCCGGAAGCTGCTCACTGTTGCGTTTGACCAGCCAGTTCCGGGTAAAGCTCGGAATGATCCGCCCGCCGATCAACATGATCAGAAAGACGATAACAGCGACGCCCAAACGTCGGCCGACATCAGAGGCTCCGGTCAGATGGATTTCGAGGTGAAAGGCGAGGTTGGCGCCAAGCAAAAGCATGACTGGCATCACGACCATGAGATTGCGCCAGTTCCGGCCGGCGACAATTTCCACAAGGACCGTGGCGACGATGGCGACAAGGAACGCCAGATCGGCAAGCATTACGCTGATCGGCTCCAGTCCCAAGATCCCCCCAGTCGCAAGCCGGCCGATAAGCCACAGAATAACGAGAAAGACCAGCGGCCAGCCCCGTTTGGGCGCGCGTCCTGTCCAGTTCGGAATCGCCGTAAACAGGAAGCCGGCGATGACAGCCGATGCATATCCGAACAGCATTTCGTGGATATGCCAGTCGGTCGGGGTAAAGGAGCTCGAAAGCTCGAGTGTTCCATTCAGCAGCAGCATCCACAGAAAGACGGAGATGCACGCGAATAGCGCTGCGGACAGGAAAAACGGCCGGAAACCATAGCTGAAAACTGCCAGGTCACGCTCGGGCACCCGTGTCGCGTTGGTCATCTCGATGTTTCCACCTTAAAAATGACAAGGGCGATGCACATACGTGGCATCGCCCCCTCAGGATGGGTCAGTCTGAAATGCGGGTCATTTGACCTTGGCGAACGCGGCATCAAACCGTTGTTTTGCCTTGCCCCTCTGCTTCACTGCACGCACGGTTTCAAGATTGCTGGCCTTGCCAACCTGGATCAGGGCGACCATCCCCATGCCGATGTGGGGAGTGCATTTGAGCCCGTAAAGACCTTCGGTCTCGACCACGAGGTCGAAGTCCTTGTTCATCTTGCTCTTGAACTTCTTGACCCCGTCCGGGAGCATTCCCTTGATAGATTCAACATTGTGGCCTTTGTCAGTCGCAACGAAGCGGATCGTGTCGCCCGGTTGCGCGGCAACAAAATCAGGCTCGAAAATCATGGAGCCCGCAGCGCCCTTGTTGAGCATCTTGACTTCGTAGGTTTCGGCCAAAGCGGGTCCCGCCATCATGGCAAGAGCTGCGGTCGCCATCATTATTTTGCTGAACATCGAAAAATCCGTTCTTTGTTTTCGGTATTTTTGCCTGGCACCGTTATGCTTTAGTGCCGCGCGAGGCTCTTTGTGCTGCAACAAACTTCGGGACGAGTTTTGAATAAATTAGACGAAAGCCTTCTCGTCGGGCTTCCACCGTTCCGACGCCTTGAGCGCACCCAGATCCGCGAAATCCTCGATCAGGCCGTCTCCAAGCGGGCGGAAGAGGGCGCTACCGTCTTTTCCGAGGGAATGCCTGCCGACCAGTTTTATCTGTTGCTGGATGGCTATATCCGGGTCGTGAAGTCAACGCCGGGGGGCGAGCACATCATTGCGATGCATATCGCTCCCGGTCAGCTTTTCGGCATCGCTCCGGCTCTGGGACGCGATACCTATCCTGCGACGGCAATTGCAGCGGCAGAGACAGTTTCCTTGTCGTGGCCGGTCCGGGTCTGGAGCGATTTCACGTCAAAGTATGAGGGTTTCGCGACCGAAACCTACAAAGTTGTCGGTGAGCGCATGGGAGAACTGCATTCACAGTTGATGGAGCTGGCGACCCAGGCCGTGGAACAACGCCTGGCGGCGGCGCTTCTCAGGATGGCCAATCAGTCCGGCCGCAAGGTCGAGAACGGGATTGAAATTGCCTTCCCCGTTACCCGGCAGAATATTTCGGACATGACCGGAACGACACTTCATACGGTCAGCCGGCTGCTCAGTGCCTGGCAGAAACAGGGAATTCTGGAAAGTACGCGGCGTCATATTGTTGTGACGGATGCGCATCGTCTGGTCTTGCTGAGCGGCGCCGGGAGCTAGCCGGGGCTTCTTCTTGAATCTAGGTTTAGAGACCTGCTGCCTGACGCAGTTCCGCCCGAAACGCGTCTTCATCCAGTTTGTATTCCGCACAGGCGTCGATAACCGTGTGGAAGGGCGCAATAGGGCAGCCGTAGCACAACATCCGGTGCCTTATGAATACCGCCGGCGTCCCGGGCCATTCCTTGAACAGTGTTGTCAGCGGCAAGTCTGGATCGTTGATATCCGGCGGTCTCATGGCGCTATTGTCCCAGCAATTCGAAGCTCCCACAGCTCAAGGTGGTCATATGATCAAGGCCA belongs to Nisaea sp. and includes:
- the nirK gene encoding copper-containing nitrite reductase, giving the protein MLTRRAALIGAAGLAATPLAIKAAQGEEIMDTSMAPPADLSSLKRIKHKLVKPPFVHAHDQIAPAEPRIVEFEMQIVEKEMQIADDAYLQAMTFNGSVPGPMMVVHEGDYVELTMYNSPNNTMQHNIDFHSATGALGGGSLTLVNPGEKTVLRWKATRPGTFVYHCAPGGPMIPWHVVSGMSGAVMVLPRKGLSDHNGKPVSYDRVYYIGENDFYVPKDESGEYKRFADVGDSYSDTLEVMNGLIPSHVVFNGKVGALTGDNALTAKQGERVLFVHSQANRDSRPHLIGGHGDLVWEHGKFNNTPDRDLETWFIRGGSAGAALYEFLQPGVYAYVNHNLIEAVNLGATAHVLVEGKWSNDLMEQVVAPTEYNAAHEGKTALP
- a CDS encoding SUMF1/EgtB/PvdO family nonheme iron enzyme, which encodes MRSLTVPLSALVLTASVAAIIGWNISAPAITDLPETVVVEPGPYTYRPAGNYRYYGKLVEAPLEQHDAETPLEIMKFQVSRAEYAACVADGACKASEVSQGGSPTSAEMPQTEVNWYDATAYAAWFSRQTGLDWRLPDDREWQRAAAERFVEEAIVEEAKDDPAQRWLEAYARNVAAREGVETDLKPRGAFGENSHGLSDLSGNVWEWTNTCVANTDLTADGVKPLAKQEYCGAHIAEGKHRAIVIDLVRNPKVGGCAAGLPADYVGFRLVLVR
- a CDS encoding NnrS family protein, yielding MTNATRVPERDLAVFSYGFRPFFLSAALFACISVFLWMLLLNGTLELSSSFTPTDWHIHEMLFGYASAVIAGFLFTAIPNWTGRAPKRGWPLVFLVILWLIGRLATGGILGLEPISVMLADLAFLVAIVATVLVEIVAGRNWRNLMVVMPVMLLLGANLAFHLEIHLTGASDVGRRLGVAVIVFLIMLIGGRIIPSFTRNWLVKRNSEQLPAAMNRFDALCLLTGGGALLGWSFFPDEPIAGWIMLGAAGLQGVRLSRWRGASTWRSPLLLMLHAAYAFIPLGLAATGAASIGWISPAAGAHLLGIGAIGGMTMAVMIRASLGHTGHKLEAGPLLSVAAGMIFSAALVRVCFPEAFVGSVSGLWIAAALWISGFATFLLKIGPYLTRTSRKPT
- a CDS encoding pseudoazurin, with the translated sequence MFSKIMMATAALAMMAGPALAETYEVKMLNKGAAGSMIFEPDFVAAQPGDTIRFVATDKGHNVESIKGMLPDGVKKFKSKMNKDFDLVVETEGLYGLKCTPHIGMGMVALIQVGKASNLETVRAVKQRGKAKQRFDAAFAKVK
- a CDS encoding Crp/Fnr family transcriptional regulator yields the protein MNKLDESLLVGLPPFRRLERTQIREILDQAVSKRAEEGATVFSEGMPADQFYLLLDGYIRVVKSTPGGEHIIAMHIAPGQLFGIAPALGRDTYPATAIAAAETVSLSWPVRVWSDFTSKYEGFATETYKVVGERMGELHSQLMELATQAVEQRLAAALLRMANQSGRKVENGIEIAFPVTRQNISDMTGTTLHTVSRLLSAWQKQGILESTRRHIVVTDAHRLVLLSGAGS
- a CDS encoding DUF1858 domain-containing protein — its product is MRPPDINDPDLPLTTLFKEWPGTPAVFIRHRMLCYGCPIAPFHTVIDACAEYKLDEDAFRAELRQAAGL